The following are encoded together in the Sphingomicrobium clamense genome:
- the gshB gene encoding glutathione synthase, whose amino-acid sequence MSLTVAFQMDPIKQIQVAGDSTYRLMVEAQERGHRLLEYQPRHLSYVDGRVVAEARDVTVTPGGESHFKAGHRGMVDLGRETDVVWMRQDPPFDIGYITATYLLERVQGEALVLNDPRAVRDAPEKLMVLDFADYMPPTLITRSLPQVREFHDEYGDIVIKPLHGKAGEGVFRVRDDGANLAALVEMFQSLGDEPFIVQAFLPAVTAGDKRIILVDGEPIGAINRLPGKGEIRSNLAAGGRAEKVGLTVREQEICDALAPTLKDNGLLFVGIDVIGGMLTEINVTSPTGIVALDKFDGINSAAAIWDAVETRLALAEQ is encoded by the coding sequence ATGAGCCTCACCGTCGCTTTTCAGATGGACCCGATCAAGCAGATCCAGGTCGCCGGGGATTCCACCTATCGACTGATGGTCGAAGCGCAGGAGCGCGGGCACCGCCTGCTCGAATACCAGCCGCGCCACCTGTCCTATGTCGACGGTCGCGTAGTCGCCGAAGCGCGCGACGTGACCGTCACGCCGGGCGGCGAGAGCCACTTTAAGGCGGGGCATCGCGGGATGGTCGATCTCGGGCGCGAGACCGACGTCGTCTGGATGCGGCAGGACCCGCCGTTCGACATCGGCTATATCACTGCCACCTACCTGCTCGAACGCGTGCAGGGTGAAGCCCTCGTGCTCAACGACCCGCGTGCCGTGCGCGATGCGCCCGAGAAGCTGATGGTGCTCGATTTCGCCGACTATATGCCGCCGACCCTGATCACCCGCTCGCTGCCGCAGGTGCGCGAGTTTCACGACGAATATGGCGACATCGTCATCAAGCCCTTGCATGGCAAGGCGGGCGAAGGCGTGTTCCGCGTCCGCGACGACGGCGCCAATCTCGCTGCTTTGGTCGAAATGTTCCAGTCGCTCGGCGACGAACCCTTCATCGTGCAGGCGTTCCTTCCTGCCGTCACCGCGGGCGACAAGCGCATCATTCTCGTCGACGGCGAGCCCATCGGCGCGATCAACCGTCTTCCGGGCAAGGGCGAAATCCGCTCGAACCTCGCCGCGGGCGGTCGAGCGGAAAAAGTCGGACTGACGGTGCGCGAACAGGAAATCTGCGACGCGTTGGCGCCGACGCTCAAGGACAACGGGCTGCTGTTCGTCGGCATCGACGTCATCGGCGGCATGCTCACCGAGATCAATGTGACCTCCCCCACCGGCATCGTCGCGCTCGACAAGTTCGATGGCATCAATAGCGCGGCCGCAATCTGGGATGCGGTCGAAACGCGGCTGGCGCTCGCCGAACAATGA
- a CDS encoding pilus assembly protein TadG-related protein produces MKSLFKRIWNDDRGNMLVLAGATMPIIVGAAGLATDTVQWTVTKRQLQRAADSAAFAGVYANMQGQTVNDAVADDLGHNNTTGLAPVGGAQITYPADTADYSNAVRVELTVQRPLSFTSMFLTRPVSITAAGTAAITPTGEYCVISLENSSATGITASGSTGVDLGCGMITNSTSLDAAVAQGASSVNASPIAAVGGIDTTGNWGEDTQFLPFTLAQEDPFEDVTANPPSSCDGGQLRVNPGVTKNVSQEEDPEDNCYTLMDLKGNVTFEPGVYYISGGDMKINSGAVVNATGGVTFILTNVSTATSASIGNTDWNGGATIKIESPDTGDYAGIAVYQDRRATDSGTGPKINGGSGSELEGAFYFPSRELTFNGNAGMTTNCVQMVARRVKFTGNSNISNSCDSSGGAQAFEGQHVRLVG; encoded by the coding sequence ATGAAAAGCCTGTTCAAGCGCATCTGGAATGACGACCGAGGGAATATGCTGGTGCTGGCAGGCGCCACCATGCCCATCATCGTTGGGGCCGCGGGCCTCGCGACCGATACCGTGCAATGGACCGTCACCAAGCGTCAGTTGCAGCGCGCAGCGGACTCGGCGGCCTTCGCGGGCGTCTATGCCAATATGCAGGGGCAGACTGTCAACGACGCGGTCGCGGACGATCTGGGTCATAACAACACGACTGGGCTCGCACCGGTCGGTGGGGCGCAGATTACCTATCCGGCGGATACTGCGGACTACAGCAACGCCGTGCGCGTCGAGCTCACGGTGCAGCGCCCGCTGAGCTTTACGTCGATGTTCCTGACCCGGCCGGTGTCGATCACTGCGGCAGGGACGGCGGCAATCACGCCTACTGGCGAATATTGCGTAATCAGTCTGGAAAACTCCTCGGCGACAGGGATCACCGCGTCGGGGTCGACCGGTGTCGATCTGGGCTGCGGGATGATCACCAATTCCACCTCGCTTGATGCGGCGGTGGCGCAGGGCGCCTCGTCAGTGAATGCCAGCCCGATTGCGGCAGTCGGCGGGATCGACACGACGGGGAACTGGGGCGAAGACACGCAGTTCCTACCGTTCACGCTGGCACAAGAAGATCCGTTTGAGGACGTGACGGCTAACCCGCCATCTAGTTGCGACGGTGGCCAGCTGAGAGTCAATCCGGGGGTCACCAAGAACGTCTCACAGGAGGAGGACCCGGAAGACAATTGCTACACGCTGATGGACCTCAAGGGTAATGTTACTTTCGAACCCGGTGTCTACTACATCTCGGGCGGGGACATGAAGATCAACTCGGGCGCAGTCGTGAATGCGACGGGCGGCGTAACCTTCATCCTGACCAACGTGTCGACCGCAACTAGCGCCTCGATCGGCAATACTGACTGGAACGGTGGCGCTACCATCAAGATCGAAAGTCCCGACACGGGCGATTATGCAGGTATTGCAGTCTACCAGGATCGACGAGCTACTGACTCCGGTACCGGGCCTAAGATCAATGGCGGGAGCGGAAGTGAGCTGGAAGGCGCTTTTTACTTTCCGTCGCGCGAACTTACATTCAACGGCAACGCGGGAATGACAACCAACTGCGTGCAAATGGTTGCACGTCGCGTCAAGTTCACCGGCAACAGTAATATCTCAAATTCATGCGACTCTTCGGGCGGAGCCCAAGCCTTCGAAGGTCAGCATGTTCGGTTGGTGGGGTAA
- the fsa gene encoding fructose-6-phosphate aldolase — protein MKFFADTADTDAIRELAATGLLDGVTTNPSLIKKSGRDIIEVTKEICGIVDGPVSAEVVATEHDAMMKEAEALRKIADNIAIKVPLTIDGLKTCKKLTDDGTMVNVTLCFSANQALLAAKAGASFISPFVGRHDDIGYPGIELIADIRMIYDNYDFPTEILVASVRSPIHIHDSAKLGADVMTAPPEIIWKMFNHPLTDKGLAAFLKDWEATGQKIG, from the coding sequence ATGAAATTCTTCGCCGACACCGCCGACACCGATGCCATCCGCGAACTTGCCGCGACCGGTCTGCTCGATGGCGTGACGACCAATCCGTCGCTGATCAAGAAGTCGGGACGCGACATCATCGAGGTCACGAAGGAAATTTGCGGCATCGTCGACGGGCCGGTGAGCGCCGAAGTCGTCGCGACCGAGCATGACGCGATGATGAAGGAAGCCGAAGCGCTCCGGAAGATCGCCGACAATATCGCGATCAAGGTACCGCTGACCATCGACGGGCTGAAGACCTGCAAGAAGCTGACCGACGACGGCACGATGGTGAACGTCACGCTTTGCTTCTCGGCGAACCAGGCGTTGCTCGCGGCGAAGGCGGGGGCCTCATTCATCTCGCCCTTCGTGGGGCGGCATGACGATATCGGCTATCCGGGGATCGAGCTGATCGCCGACATCCGCATGATCTACGATAATTACGACTTCCCGACCGAGATCCTGGTCGCGTCGGTGCGCAGCCCGATCCACATTCACGACAGCGCGAAGCTGGGTGCCGACGTCATGACTGCGCCGCCCGAAATCATCTGGAAGATGTTCAACCATCCGCTCACCGACAAAGGCCTCGCCGCATTCCTCAAGGACTGGGAAGCGACCGGCCAGAAGATCGGCTGA
- a CDS encoding penicillin-binding protein activator has product MAITPKKQARRNFMKGALAAAVLALGACTTSPAPRGPAPSEPATAPTPAPTPVAERNGVAVLVPLTGDNQAVGNSIANAAKMALLDSEVDTLRLTIYDTAGGAEAAARQALAEGNKLILGPLLSENVRAVGPIAAAADVPVIAFSNDEGVADDNVYIMGFTPTQSIARSVAFAADNGVSTFAGLIPNSLYGQRAINSLIVSVEDHDGRLAALETYERSRSALEAAIGKINARDGIDAVVIGDGGQIAKLVAPRLTHGGWKIGNELWAAERDLGQTAALRGAIYSAVPDGRFQTMSNRYRSRYGNAPYRLSSLGYDAVLLAARLSRDWESGGDFPTRLLRADDGFGGVDGIFRFEDNVAIRALEVRRVTPGGTEILDPAARAF; this is encoded by the coding sequence ATGGCAATCACCCCCAAAAAGCAAGCACGGCGCAATTTCATGAAGGGTGCGCTTGCCGCGGCAGTCCTGGCATTGGGCGCCTGTACGACATCTCCCGCTCCGCGCGGCCCTGCACCCAGCGAGCCCGCGACGGCGCCGACGCCCGCACCGACGCCGGTGGCCGAGCGCAACGGCGTGGCCGTGCTTGTCCCGCTGACCGGTGACAACCAGGCGGTAGGCAACTCTATTGCCAATGCCGCGAAGATGGCGCTGCTGGACAGCGAGGTCGATACGTTGCGCCTGACCATCTACGACACGGCGGGAGGCGCAGAGGCCGCCGCACGCCAGGCGCTGGCCGAAGGCAACAAGCTGATCCTCGGGCCGCTCCTGTCGGAGAATGTCCGCGCGGTAGGACCGATCGCCGCAGCTGCAGACGTGCCCGTGATCGCCTTCTCGAATGACGAGGGCGTTGCAGACGACAATGTCTACATCATGGGATTCACCCCGACCCAGTCGATCGCGCGCTCGGTGGCCTTTGCCGCCGACAATGGCGTTTCGACCTTTGCCGGGCTCATCCCGAACAGTCTTTACGGCCAACGCGCGATCAATTCGCTGATCGTCAGCGTTGAGGATCATGACGGACGTCTGGCCGCACTGGAAACGTACGAACGCAGTCGAAGCGCGCTCGAAGCCGCGATCGGCAAGATCAACGCGCGCGACGGCATCGACGCGGTCGTGATCGGCGACGGCGGGCAGATCGCCAAGCTGGTCGCACCGCGCCTGACCCATGGCGGGTGGAAGATCGGTAACGAGCTCTGGGCCGCCGAGCGAGACCTTGGCCAGACTGCCGCGCTGCGCGGGGCAATCTACTCCGCCGTACCCGACGGGCGGTTCCAGACCATGTCAAACCGTTATCGCAGCCGCTACGGCAATGCGCCTTACCGCCTGTCGAGCCTTGGCTATGACGCGGTCCTATTAGCGGCACGCCTGTCGCGCGATTGGGAGTCGGGCGGTGATTTCCCGACCCGCCTGCTGCGCGCCGATGATGGGTTCGGCGGCGTCGACGGCATCTTTCGCTTTGAAGACAACGTAGCGATCCGCGCGCTCGAAGTTCGCCGCGTCACGCCCGGCGGGACCGAGATCCTCGATCCGGCGGCGCGCGCTTTCTAG
- a CDS encoding enoyl-CoA hydratase-related protein produces MTEHVKVDISDGVMAITFARLEARNAITVAMYTKLAEAVESAQGNDDIRLITLRGEGQDFTAGNDLMDFMAEMPRDGSDIPVWRFLRALADNEVPILAGVQGNAVGIGTTMLLHSDLVVAERGCRFKMPFTELGLVPEAASSMIIPGFAGRRVAAKVLLLGESFGADEALSYGIASHVADEGGLDAEFDRLKSLFLSRPPQSMRLTQALLRKVDREAVKERMSLENSHFAERLTSDEVREVITAFFAARAKK; encoded by the coding sequence GTGACCGAACACGTGAAGGTCGACATTTCCGATGGTGTGATGGCGATCACCTTCGCCCGTCTAGAGGCGCGCAACGCGATTACGGTCGCAATGTACACCAAGCTCGCCGAGGCGGTCGAGAGCGCGCAGGGCAATGACGACATTCGACTGATTACCCTGCGCGGCGAGGGCCAGGACTTCACCGCCGGCAACGATCTCATGGATTTCATGGCTGAAATGCCGCGCGACGGAAGCGACATTCCCGTCTGGCGGTTTCTGCGCGCCTTGGCGGACAACGAGGTCCCAATCCTCGCCGGCGTTCAGGGCAATGCGGTCGGTATCGGAACCACCATGCTGCTGCACAGCGACCTGGTGGTCGCCGAGCGTGGCTGCCGCTTCAAAATGCCGTTCACCGAATTGGGCCTGGTTCCCGAAGCCGCCAGCTCGATGATCATCCCGGGCTTTGCCGGTCGTCGTGTGGCGGCAAAGGTGCTGCTTCTGGGCGAGAGTTTCGGCGCCGACGAAGCGCTGTCCTACGGCATCGCCAGCCATGTCGCCGACGAGGGCGGGCTCGATGCCGAATTCGATCGACTGAAGTCGCTGTTCCTCTCGCGCCCGCCCCAGTCGATGCGCCTGACGCAGGCACTGCTGCGCAAGGTCGATCGCGAGGCGGTGAAGGAGCGAATGTCGCTGGAGAACAGCCACTTTGCCGAACGCCTGACGTCCGACGAAGTGCGCGAGGTCATCACCGCCTTTTTTGCGGCGCGCGCGAAGAAATAA
- a CDS encoding DUF484 family protein has translation MAEVIRFEEVAVAKLRDRLGAVETANADLIAYARGHHRATNAIHDAVLAILAAEGVEDALQMIVELWPGLLGIDRATVALVIGDTAYRVDVDGTYSLEPQWVERAFALADPVALRTGDHGDALFGAAARDMKSEAIIRIGDRHSGSPFGVLLLGEERRRELPGGEGTSLLAFLGRSLGAMIGGWTGTNR, from the coding sequence ATGGCAGAAGTGATTCGCTTTGAAGAGGTGGCCGTCGCCAAATTGCGCGATCGGCTCGGGGCGGTGGAGACGGCGAATGCCGACCTCATCGCCTATGCCCGCGGCCACCACCGCGCGACCAATGCCATCCACGATGCGGTCCTCGCCATTCTCGCCGCCGAGGGCGTCGAGGACGCGCTCCAGATGATCGTCGAGTTATGGCCGGGCCTACTCGGCATCGACCGCGCGACGGTCGCGCTAGTGATCGGCGACACGGCCTATCGCGTCGATGTTGACGGCACCTATTCGCTGGAGCCGCAATGGGTGGAGCGGGCCTTCGCGCTCGCCGATCCGGTCGCGCTGCGCACGGGCGACCACGGCGACGCATTGTTCGGCGCTGCAGCGCGCGACATGAAGAGCGAAGCGATCATCCGTATCGGTGATCGTCATTCGGGCAGCCCTTTCGGCGTGTTGCTGCTGGGTGAAGAACGCCGGCGCGAATTGCCGGGCGGCGAAGGCACCAGCCTTCTCGCCTTTCTCGGACGCTCTCTCGGCGCTATGATCGGCGGGTGGACGGGGACCAACCGCTAG
- a CDS encoding tyrosine recombinase XerC, producing the protein MDGDQPLEEHPARALAVRWGDHLAHNLRRSPHTVRAYVATAHRFIDFLGRYRGEEIGKFGLLALKAQDLRAFLSDRRSEGLGASSAAREMSAVRAFLTFAAEDQGHVPQVPKTRAPRRPKTLPRAVAPDEATALADEAEAQALVDWIGKRDLAVLLLLYGSGLRIAEACGLTGSSVPLGRTLRVTGKGGKMRVVPIVEKVREAVDAYATACPYPIEASEALFKGARGGPLSPDMVRRSVRKARDMLGLPDTLTPHALRHSFATHLLAGGADLRSLQELLGHASLSSTQIYTKVDAARLLDVYRNAHPRAS; encoded by the coding sequence GTGGACGGGGACCAACCGCTAGAAGAGCATCCGGCTCGCGCACTGGCAGTACGCTGGGGCGATCATCTCGCGCATAATCTGAGGCGTAGTCCGCACACGGTGCGCGCCTATGTCGCCACCGCTCATCGCTTCATTGACTTTCTCGGCCGCTATCGGGGCGAGGAAATCGGCAAGTTCGGCCTGTTGGCGCTGAAGGCGCAGGATCTGCGTGCCTTCCTGTCGGATCGGCGATCGGAAGGGCTGGGCGCTTCGTCGGCGGCGCGCGAGATGTCGGCAGTGCGCGCCTTCCTGACTTTTGCCGCCGAAGATCAGGGCCATGTCCCGCAAGTGCCCAAGACGCGCGCGCCGAGGCGCCCCAAGACCCTGCCGCGCGCGGTCGCGCCCGACGAGGCGACCGCGCTCGCCGACGAAGCCGAGGCACAGGCGCTGGTCGATTGGATCGGCAAGCGCGATCTGGCGGTCCTGCTGCTGCTCTACGGCTCGGGCCTCCGCATTGCCGAAGCCTGCGGCTTGACCGGCTCGAGCGTGCCGCTCGGTCGGACGCTGCGCGTGACGGGCAAGGGCGGCAAGATGCGGGTCGTACCGATCGTGGAGAAGGTGCGCGAGGCGGTCGATGCCTATGCTACGGCCTGTCCCTATCCGATCGAAGCCAGCGAGGCGCTGTTCAAGGGCGCACGCGGCGGGCCGCTGTCGCCCGACATGGTACGCCGCTCGGTGCGCAAGGCGCGCGACATGCTCGGCCTTCCCGATACGCTGACGCCGCACGCGCTACGCCACAGTTTTGCGACGCACCTGCTCGCGGGCGGTGCCGACTTGCGCTCGCTCCAGGAACTGCTCGGCCATGCCAGCCTGTCTTCGACCCAAATCTATACGAAGGTCGATGCCGCGCGCCTGCTCGACGTTTATCGCAACGCGCATCCACGCGCTTCTTAG
- a CDS encoding DedA family protein, producing MSDWVVNLIDGAGYLGIAFLMFIETVFPPIPSELIMSIAGIRTGQGELDYWLVVVAGTFGAMAGNFLWYLFARALGIERFKPFIDRWGRWLTVTWKEVERAQRWFEQHGTFFVFLGRMLPTVRSLVSVPAGLLKMRMKSFLIASTIGTFGWTAMLAYAGYKLGENIDEIDAYLGPVSNTVIAVLVVGYVWRLWTHRNVGKKVRNDSE from the coding sequence ATGAGCGACTGGGTCGTCAACCTGATCGACGGGGCGGGCTATCTGGGCATCGCCTTCCTGATGTTCATCGAGACGGTGTTCCCGCCAATCCCGTCCGAACTGATCATGTCGATCGCGGGCATCCGCACCGGCCAGGGCGAGCTCGACTATTGGCTCGTCGTCGTCGCCGGCACGTTCGGGGCGATGGCGGGCAATTTCCTCTGGTACCTGTTCGCCCGCGCGCTGGGCATCGAGCGGTTCAAGCCATTCATCGATCGCTGGGGCCGCTGGCTGACCGTCACGTGGAAGGAAGTCGAACGCGCGCAGCGTTGGTTCGAGCAGCACGGCACCTTCTTCGTCTTTCTCGGCCGGATGCTGCCGACCGTGCGCAGCCTCGTGTCGGTGCCCGCGGGCCTGCTCAAGATGCGCATGAAGAGCTTCCTCATCGCGTCCACCATCGGCACCTTCGGCTGGACCGCGATGCTCGCCTATGCCGGTTACAAGCTGGGCGAGAATATCGACGAGATCGACGCCTATCTCGGTCCGGTGTCCAACACGGTCATCGCGGTGCTCGTGGTCGGCTATGTCTGGCGGCTCTGGACCCACCGCAATGTCGGGAAAAAGGTCCGGAACGATAGCGAATAG
- the rsmI gene encoding 16S rRNA (cytidine(1402)-2'-O)-methyltransferase: protein MSDSTFPPGLYIVATPIGNLSDLSPRASDVLKNADRILAEDKRVTAKLLRHIGADTPMTAYHDHSDGTLRERVLADLGDKRIALVSDAGTPLISDPGYKLVRAARAAGLAVHTVPGPSAAIAALTLAGLPTDRFLFVGFLPAKAKARAEVIAEIAPIRASLILYESGPRLGASLAALAEGIGERDAAVVREISKLHEETVTGSLLQLAERYAETGPKGEIVIVVGPPAAPSEATEDDLDAAIDEALTRLSPSRAAAEVAERLGIKKKRAYARALERSGH, encoded by the coding sequence ATGTCCGATTCTACGTTCCCCCCAGGCCTCTATATCGTGGCCACGCCAATCGGCAATCTTTCCGATTTGAGCCCGAGGGCGTCGGATGTACTCAAGAATGCAGATCGCATTCTTGCGGAGGATAAGCGAGTCACCGCCAAGCTGCTCCGCCATATCGGCGCCGACACGCCGATGACCGCCTATCACGACCATAGCGACGGCACGCTGCGAGAAAGGGTTTTGGCCGATCTCGGCGACAAGAGGATCGCGCTGGTCAGCGATGCGGGAACGCCGCTAATCTCCGATCCGGGCTACAAATTAGTGCGTGCCGCGCGGGCGGCGGGGCTCGCGGTGCATACTGTTCCCGGCCCGTCTGCGGCCATTGCGGCGCTCACGCTGGCGGGTCTGCCCACGGATCGTTTTCTTTTCGTGGGCTTCCTACCTGCCAAGGCCAAGGCGCGCGCAGAGGTGATTGCGGAGATCGCACCGATCCGCGCCAGCCTCATCTTGTACGAGAGCGGTCCCCGGCTCGGTGCAAGTCTTGCAGCGCTCGCCGAGGGAATAGGCGAACGCGACGCCGCGGTCGTGCGCGAAATCTCGAAACTGCACGAGGAAACGGTCACGGGGTCGCTTTTGCAGCTCGCGGAGCGCTATGCCGAGACAGGCCCAAAGGGTGAGATCGTGATCGTCGTCGGGCCACCGGCGGCGCCCTCGGAAGCCACAGAGGACGATCTCGACGCCGCGATCGACGAAGCGCTGACCCGCCTCTCGCCCAGCCGAGCGGCGGCCGAAGTCGCCGAGCGGCTCGGCATCAAGAAAAAGCGCGCCTATGCCCGCGCGCTCGAACGGAGCGGCCACTGA
- a CDS encoding TadE/TadG family type IV pilus assembly protein — protein MRNLNTLRRDERGTSVIELALIAPILATMIIGTIDLSTAYSEKLRLEQSAHRAVEKVQALSANGTTAGTLKSEAAEAAEVEEENVTVEYWLECDGVKQADYDTTCGDGETYARYLSVEIVDEFTPFFPLKTFGANDNGKYDISGKAGIRTQ, from the coding sequence ATGCGTAATCTCAATACACTTCGTCGCGACGAGCGTGGGACCTCGGTCATCGAACTGGCACTTATCGCGCCGATCCTCGCAACAATGATTATCGGTACCATCGACCTGTCCACCGCTTACTCCGAAAAGCTCCGCCTCGAGCAGTCGGCACATCGAGCGGTTGAAAAGGTTCAGGCACTATCTGCCAATGGGACGACCGCAGGCACCTTGAAATCTGAGGCAGCGGAAGCCGCCGAAGTAGAAGAAGAAAACGTTACGGTGGAATATTGGCTGGAATGTGATGGTGTTAAGCAGGCTGATTACGACACGACCTGCGGAGATGGCGAAACGTACGCACGCTATCTCTCGGTCGAGATCGTTGACGAGTTCACTCCATTCTTTCCGCTCAAAACGTTCGGCGCGAATGACAATGGAAAATACGACATTTCAGGCAAGGCAGGGATCCGCACGCAATGA
- a CDS encoding toxic anion resistance protein yields MATETETTTETKTKLTLDPPNVLQPLEAEQAAGLVPLKTEEKTELEGKVDKFIDELTALDPNSPEYGKKVDQLTAMGRREIAEAAGASSRFLDRPVKAIDKETGIGADLTELRRVVEDLDPSENSKRMSKRKFLGIIPFGRKMDRYFDKYRSSQSHISAVLAALQNGKDELLMDNASIDTERAGLWKTMHKLEQMIHISKTLDAQLEAKANELDATEPAKAKALRETALFYTRQRTQDLLTQMAVTVQGYLALDLVKKNNVELVKGVDRASTTTVSALRTAVTVASAMTNQKLVLEQVNALNTTTAGMIDSTGEMLKTNTAQIHEQAASSTIPLETLQRAFQNIYDTMDTIDQFKLQALGNMKQTVDVLENEVEKSKGYIARAEGVEQNKTSPEPSPFEAIESQ; encoded by the coding sequence ATGGCCACCGAAACCGAGACCACGACCGAAACCAAGACCAAGCTGACGCTGGACCCGCCTAACGTGCTCCAGCCGCTCGAGGCCGAACAGGCGGCCGGGCTCGTCCCGCTCAAGACCGAAGAGAAGACCGAGCTCGAGGGCAAGGTCGACAAGTTCATCGACGAACTGACCGCGCTCGATCCCAACAGCCCGGAATATGGCAAGAAGGTCGACCAGCTTACCGCAATGGGCCGGCGCGAGATCGCCGAGGCCGCGGGGGCCAGTTCGCGCTTTCTCGACCGCCCGGTCAAGGCGATCGACAAGGAAACCGGCATCGGCGCCGACCTCACCGAATTGCGTCGCGTGGTCGAGGATCTCGATCCGAGCGAGAACAGCAAGCGGATGTCGAAACGCAAATTCCTCGGGATCATCCCGTTCGGGCGCAAGATGGACCGTTATTTCGACAAGTATCGCTCCAGCCAGAGCCACATCAGCGCGGTGCTCGCCGCCTTGCAGAACGGCAAGGACGAGCTGCTGATGGACAACGCCTCGATCGACACCGAGCGCGCCGGGCTGTGGAAGACGATGCACAAGCTCGAGCAAATGATCCACATCTCCAAGACGCTCGATGCCCAGCTCGAGGCGAAGGCCAACGAGCTCGACGCGACCGAGCCTGCCAAAGCCAAGGCGCTGCGCGAAACCGCGCTCTTCTATACGCGCCAGCGCACGCAAGACCTGCTGACGCAGATGGCGGTCACGGTGCAGGGCTACCTGGCGCTCGATTTGGTGAAGAAGAATAATGTCGAGCTGGTGAAGGGCGTCGACCGCGCCTCAACGACCACCGTCTCGGCGCTGCGCACGGCAGTAACCGTCGCCAGCGCGATGACCAACCAGAAGCTGGTGCTCGAACAGGTCAACGCGCTCAACACGACGACCGCCGGAATGATCGACAGCACTGGCGAGATGCTCAAGACCAACACCGCGCAGATCCACGAGCAGGCGGCGAGTTCAACCATCCCGCTCGAAACGCTCCAGCGCGCATTCCAGAACATCTATGACACGATGGACACGATCGACCAGTTCAAGCTGCAGGCGCTCGGCAATATGAAGCAGACGGTCGACGTGCTCGAAAACGAGGTCGAGAAGTCGAAGGGTTACATCGCCCGCGCCGAAGGGGTCGAACAGAACAAGACCTCGCCCGAGCCCTCGCCCTTCGAAGCCATCGAAAGCCAGTAG
- a CDS encoding YraN family protein, whose amino-acid sequence MKRREAEARGRRAELYAATWLRAKGWRILDGRVKTPHGEIDLIAKRGKIVAFVEVKARRTMDEAERSLDEYRLRRVADAARSLVHEYAKNGEDVRIDAVYVAPGRLPRHLENVWQGG is encoded by the coding sequence CTGAAACGCCGCGAAGCCGAAGCGCGCGGACGCCGCGCCGAACTCTATGCCGCGACCTGGCTGCGCGCCAAGGGCTGGCGCATCCTCGATGGCCGCGTGAAGACGCCGCACGGCGAGATTGACCTCATTGCCAAGCGCGGCAAGATCGTCGCCTTCGTCGAAGTGAAAGCGCGCCGGACGATGGACGAGGCGGAACGCTCGCTCGACGAATATCGCTTGCGCCGGGTTGCCGATGCCGCGCGTTCGCTAGTCCACGAATATGCGAAAAATGGCGAAGACGTTCGCATCGACGCGGTCTACGTCGCGCCGGGCCGCCTGCCCCGCCACCTCGAAAATGTCTGGCAAGGCGGCTGA
- a CDS encoding TadE/TadG family type IV pilus assembly protein, giving the protein MKKLHRDHRGTAAVEFAFGVPIFVTFVMGFWQVGLIYWANAGVHNALGEAARFATVWPVPSTDEIEDMVEEKDFGTHNGTLTTVDADPRGDGTILLRIVYSQPTDFIFFEGPTIEVEREKLIYTPDATAADADDDADEGSGGTGGTGGDGGDTGGDTGGDDGTCWHPNPKKCQ; this is encoded by the coding sequence TTGAAAAAGCTACACCGCGACCATCGCGGTACCGCAGCAGTCGAATTTGCGTTCGGCGTGCCGATCTTCGTGACCTTCGTCATGGGCTTTTGGCAGGTGGGCCTGATCTATTGGGCCAATGCCGGCGTCCACAACGCACTGGGTGAAGCCGCGCGCTTCGCGACGGTTTGGCCGGTTCCCAGCACCGACGAAATCGAAGACATGGTCGAAGAGAAGGATTTCGGAACCCATAACGGGACGCTTACGACCGTCGATGCCGATCCGCGGGGCGATGGGACGATCCTGCTCAGGATTGTCTATTCGCAGCCGACCGACTTCATCTTTTTCGAAGGCCCTACCATTGAGGTCGAACGCGAAAAACTGATCTACACGCCCGACGCGACCGCGGCTGACGCCGATGACGACGCTGATGAGGGTTCGGGTGGGACTGGCGGCACCGGCGGTGACGGCGGCGATACCGGTGGCGACACGGGTGGCGATGACGGCACCTGCTGGCACCCCAATCCGAAGAAGTGCCAATAG